In Amia ocellicauda isolate fAmiCal2 chromosome 5, fAmiCal2.hap1, whole genome shotgun sequence, a genomic segment contains:
- the rpl10a gene encoding large ribosomal subunit protein uL1 — protein MSKVSRETLYEGVRELQLGSQQKQRKFVETVELQISLKNYDPQKDKRFSGTVRLKTTPRPKFSVCVLGDQQHCDEAKAAGLPHMDIEALKKLNKNKKLVKKLAKKYDAFLASESLIKQIPRILGPGLNKAGKFPSLLTHNENLNTKVDEVKSTIKFQMKKVLCLAVAVGHVKMTEEELVYNIHLAINFLVSLLKKNWQNVRALYIKSTMGKPQRLY, from the exons ATGAG CAAGGTGTCCAGAGAGACCCTGTATGAAGGGGTGCGTGAACTCCAGCTGGGGTCCCAGCAGAAGCAGCGCAA GTTTGTGGAGACCGTGGAGCTGCAGATCAGCCTGAAGAACTACGACCCTCAGAAGGACAAGCGTTTCTCTGGCACCGTCAG GCTGAAGACCACCCCCCGACCCAAGTTCTCCGTGTGCGTCCTGGGAGACCAGCAGCATTGTGACGAGGCCAAGGCGGCAGGACTGCCCCACATGGACATCGAGGCCCTGAAGAAgctgaacaagaacaagaagctGGTGAAGAAACTGG CCAAGAAGTACGATGCTTTCCTGGCCTCTGAGTCCCTGATCAAGCAGATCCCCCGTATCCTCGGACCCGGGCTGAACAAGGCTGGCAAGTTCCCCTCGCTGCTCACCCACAACGAGAACCTGAACACCAAGGTGGACGAGGTCAAGTCCACCATCAAGTTCCAGATGAAGAAG GTGCTGTGTCTCGCCGTGGCCGTCGGACACGTGAAGATGACCGAGGAGGAGCTGGTGTACAACATCCACCTGGCCATCAACTTCCTGGTGTCGTTGCTGAAGAAGAACTGGCAGAACGTGCGCGCCCTGTACATCAAGAGCACCATGGGCAAGCCCCAGCGCCTGTACTAG
- the fance gene encoding Fanconi anemia group E protein, with protein sequence MDPAELLARFGCRSRLLLQSLMSGPCGARRALRVFQRQHGSDPGHPAHGWMDTLARDEPSLGGKGLAVKPLVCLFPVPFQRNLLSFLHLAHTVLPGPSLLRLLQCLGRDPSPDPWVQALLGLLQRDLQPGDQPSSPILTSQCRDRLARLCGRLGVGGPAGTGAGWLGRQAQTDASLVKMDAQDPENPRKRKSESAGLSQASNGAGSQSKKQRLAGSTDAQEDCGSAGGISSNEGVSSAVGGEAQLPHTGESSPAVAAGEPGQVLQSPGPEDVNVPCSREALPEHIRDFVPRIKELLETEMEKAESSSPPVLQVLNECDPAEVEQLCEALCLPEVPEQALPPFCTSLLEVSPDLSYSTAATLVRSLFLSKILSLLEAASRFLVTAVTSFCRRYPRPSCCALIGPVLQVEQAGSAQMELLCRLVEDCLEPQYRLLVFGQTLAVPWSEGVLSVIHALLDTKMELSEEMFDQFTVRLSQQAPLFSKSMKFAKMLLAILTKYQSHITVAHKNTLSCCLALNETFLKKSLQVALKRVRPP encoded by the exons ATGGACCCAGCGGAGTTACTGGCGCGGTTTGGCTGCCGCTCCCGCCTGCTGCTCCAGTCGCTGATGTCGGGGCCCTGCGGGGCGCGGAGGGCGCTGCGGGTCTTTCAGCGCCAGCACGGCTCCGACCCGGGCCACCCCGCACACGGCTGGATGGACACACTGGCCAGGGACGAGCCCAGTTTGGGAGGAAAAGGTCTAGCGGT GAAGCCCCTGGTGTGCCTCTTCCCCGTTCCCTTCCAGCGAAACCTCCTGTCCTTCCTCCACCTGGCCCACACCGTGCTGCCCGGGCCCAGCCTGCTCCGCCTGCTGCAGTGCCTCGGCCGGGACCCCAGCCCTGACCCCTGGGTCCAGGCCCTGCTGGGGCTCCTGCAGCGAGACCTGCAGCCAGGAGATCAGCCCAGCTCCCCGATACTCACCTCCCAGTGCCGGGACCGACTGGCGAGGCTGTGCGGGAGACTAGGGGTGGGCGGCCCGGCAGGGACGGGGGCTGGGTGGCTGGGCAGGCAGGCGCAGACCGATGCCTCTCTGGTCAAAATGGACGCCCAGGACCCAGAGAATCCCAGGAAGAGGAAGAGCGAGAGTGCGGGGCTCAGTCAGGCCAGCAATGGGGCGGGCAGCCAGAGCAAGAAACAGAGGCTGGCTGGCAGCACCGACGCCCAGGAGGACTGTGGGTCAGCCGGGGGGATCAGCTCTAATGAGGGGGTGTCATCAGCTGTGGGGGGTGAGGCTCAGCTGCCCCACACTGGAGAGTCGAGTCCTGCAGTGGCGGCTGGGGAGCCAGGCCAGGTGCTGCAGTCTCCTGGACCAGAGGATGTCAACGTGCCATGCAGCAGGGAGGCGTTGCCGGAGCACATCAGG GATTTTGTTCCAAGAATTAAGGAACTACTGGAAACTGAGATGGAG AAGGCCGAGTCCAGCTCCCCTCCGGTCCTGCAGGTGCTGAATGAGTGTGACCCCGCGGAG GTGGAGCAGCTGTGTGAAGCGCTGTGTTTGCCCGAGGTGCCCGAGCAGGCCCTGCCTCCATTCTGTACGAGCCTGCTGGAGGTCTCCCCCGACCTGAGCTACAGCACCGCTGCCACCTTGGTCCGCAGCCTCTTTCTCAGCAAG ATCCTGTCCCTGTTGGAGGCGGCTTCCCGCTTCCTGGTGACGGCGGTGACCTCATTCTGCCGCCGCTACCCCCGGCCCTCCTGCTGCGCTCTGATTGGTCCCGTCCTGCAGGTAGAGCAAGCAG GTAGTGCTCAGATGGAGCTGCTGTGCCGACTGGTAGAGGACTGCTTGGAGCCGCAGTATCGCTTGCTGGTGTTTGG GCAGACACTGGCGGTGCCGTGGAGTGAGGGGGTACTGTCTGTCATCCACGCCTTACTGGACACCAAG ATGGAGCTCAGCGAGGAGATGTTTGACCAGTTCACTGTCCGCCTGAGCCAGCAAGCTCCCCTCTTCAGCAAATCTATGAAATTCGCCAAGATGCTGCTGGCCATCCTGACCAAATACCAGAGCCAC ATAACAGTCGCCCACAAGAACACGCTGTCCTGCTGCCTGGCTCTGAACGAGACCTTCCTGAAGAAGTCCCTGCAGGTGGCTCTGAAGCGCGTGAGACCCCCGTGA
- the mkrn4 gene encoding makorin, ring finger protein, 4 isoform X1 — protein MERPGATSRFADKRVSVVGRGLCRQFISGCCRFGPSCHFSHELPVLKSPQICKYFQKGGCWFGERCRYQHILQPDGRAPASRRGSAPALQPAWGGTMFQNRRGSEPTIAQAQGGYARSRRGSEPLMASLASLQHGFERLSIGIAEEEEQAAAEAVPLRLQPQESECLGSHMRRGPLASHTAAPLYGSGAASSSALAPCPPVVRVGVVTVVQESGSGAGTPCSLECSSQQGACPSGAEAPPSRIQAAGSAGEAYERSKDVTCGICMDKVFEKPTAQERRFGILPNCSHAFCLGCIVTWRKTKDFQDEVIKSCPQCRVMSSYYIPNKYWVSDGDQKAALVASFKEKCSKIRCSFFMRHGCCPFKSECIYLHEFPRGYRPRRRRRSSNLPYRMSLDDAHSHGLQLQLQYVIAMALLDDHDDDDMLEGYFELLMDDSDSY, from the exons ATGGAGCGACCCGGCGCTACTTCTAGGTTCGCCGACAAACGGGTTTCCGTTGTTGGCAGAGGCCTTTGCAG GCAGTTCATCAGTGGGTGTTGCAGGTTTGGGCCAAGCTGTCACTTCTCTCACGAGTTGCCAGTATTGAAATCCCCTCAAATCTGCAAGTATTTCCAGAAAGGtggctgctggtttggagaACGCTGCAG GTACCAGCATATCCTTCAGCCCGATGGGCGTGCTCCAGCGAGCAGACGTGGTTCGGCACCCGCCCTCCAACCCGCCTGGGGTGGCACGATGTTCCAGAATCGCCGTGGCTCGGAGCCTACCATCGCCCAGGCCCAGGGGGGCTACGCCAGGAGTCGCAGGGGGTCCGAGCCCCTGATGGCGAGCCTGGCCAGCCTGCAGCACGGCTTTGAGCGTCTGAGCATCGGGATCGCGGAGGAAGAGGAACAAGCTGCTGCCGAGGCGGTACCCCTGCGTCTGCAGCCCCAGGAGAGCGAGTGTCTGG GGTCGCACATGCGAAGAGGTCCCCTAGCATCACACACCGCAGCCCCTCTCTATGGCAGTGGGGCCGCATCCAGCTCTGCCCTGGCGCCTTGCCCTCCGGTTGTCCGAGTTGGTGTGGTAACGGTGGTACAAGAAAGCGGATCGGGTGCCGGGACACCGTGCTCACTG GAGTGCTCTAGCCAGCAGGGGGCATGTCCGAGCGGTGCAGAAGCCCCCCCCAGCAGAATACAGGCAGCGGGGTCCGCGGGAGAGGCCTACGAGCGCAGTAAAGACGTCACCTGCGGGATCTGCATGGACAAGGTGTTCGAGAAGCCCACCGCACAAGAGCGGCGCTTTGGCATCCTGCCCAACTGCAGCCATGCCTTCTGTCTGGGCTGCATTGTCACCTGGAGGAAGACCAAAGACTTCCAGGATGAGGTCATCAA GTCTTGTCCTCAGTGCAGAGTGATGTCTTCCTACTACATCCCTAACAAGTACTGGGTCAGCGATGGGGACCAAAAGGCAGCTCTTGTTGCCAGTTTCAAAGAGAAATGCAG CAAAATTAGGTGCAGTTTCTTCATGCGGCACGGGTGCTGTCCCTTCAAATCCGAGTGCATCTACCTACACGAGTTTCCCCGGGGATATCGACCTCGCCGGCGCCGCCGATCATCCAACCTG CCCTACCGCATGAGCCTGGATGACGCCCACAGCCACGGGCTGCAGCTGCAGCTCCAGTACGTCATCGCCATGGCCCTGCTGGACGACCACGATGACGACGACATGCTGGAAGGATACTTTGAGCTCCTCATGGATGACTCTGACTCGTACTGA
- the mkrn4 gene encoding makorin, ring finger protein, 4 isoform X2 has protein sequence MENGSAITTQGLGGSGTALCRQFISGCCRFGPSCHFSHELPVLKSPQICKYFQKGGCWFGERCRYQHILQPDGRAPASRRGSAPALQPAWGGTMFQNRRGSEPTIAQAQGGYARSRRGSEPLMASLASLQHGFERLSIGIAEEEEQAAAEAVPLRLQPQESECLGSHMRRGPLASHTAAPLYGSGAASSSALAPCPPVVRVGVVTVVQESGSGAGTPCSLECSSQQGACPSGAEAPPSRIQAAGSAGEAYERSKDVTCGICMDKVFEKPTAQERRFGILPNCSHAFCLGCIVTWRKTKDFQDEVIKSCPQCRVMSSYYIPNKYWVSDGDQKAALVASFKEKCSKIRCSFFMRHGCCPFKSECIYLHEFPRGYRPRRRRRSSNLPYRMSLDDAHSHGLQLQLQYVIAMALLDDHDDDDMLEGYFELLMDDSDSY, from the exons ATGGAAAACGGATCAGCAATTACAACACAGGGTCTGGGTGGAAGCGGCACTGCCCTATGCAG GCAGTTCATCAGTGGGTGTTGCAGGTTTGGGCCAAGCTGTCACTTCTCTCACGAGTTGCCAGTATTGAAATCCCCTCAAATCTGCAAGTATTTCCAGAAAGGtggctgctggtttggagaACGCTGCAG GTACCAGCATATCCTTCAGCCCGATGGGCGTGCTCCAGCGAGCAGACGTGGTTCGGCACCCGCCCTCCAACCCGCCTGGGGTGGCACGATGTTCCAGAATCGCCGTGGCTCGGAGCCTACCATCGCCCAGGCCCAGGGGGGCTACGCCAGGAGTCGCAGGGGGTCCGAGCCCCTGATGGCGAGCCTGGCCAGCCTGCAGCACGGCTTTGAGCGTCTGAGCATCGGGATCGCGGAGGAAGAGGAACAAGCTGCTGCCGAGGCGGTACCCCTGCGTCTGCAGCCCCAGGAGAGCGAGTGTCTGG GGTCGCACATGCGAAGAGGTCCCCTAGCATCACACACCGCAGCCCCTCTCTATGGCAGTGGGGCCGCATCCAGCTCTGCCCTGGCGCCTTGCCCTCCGGTTGTCCGAGTTGGTGTGGTAACGGTGGTACAAGAAAGCGGATCGGGTGCCGGGACACCGTGCTCACTG GAGTGCTCTAGCCAGCAGGGGGCATGTCCGAGCGGTGCAGAAGCCCCCCCCAGCAGAATACAGGCAGCGGGGTCCGCGGGAGAGGCCTACGAGCGCAGTAAAGACGTCACCTGCGGGATCTGCATGGACAAGGTGTTCGAGAAGCCCACCGCACAAGAGCGGCGCTTTGGCATCCTGCCCAACTGCAGCCATGCCTTCTGTCTGGGCTGCATTGTCACCTGGAGGAAGACCAAAGACTTCCAGGATGAGGTCATCAA GTCTTGTCCTCAGTGCAGAGTGATGTCTTCCTACTACATCCCTAACAAGTACTGGGTCAGCGATGGGGACCAAAAGGCAGCTCTTGTTGCCAGTTTCAAAGAGAAATGCAG CAAAATTAGGTGCAGTTTCTTCATGCGGCACGGGTGCTGTCCCTTCAAATCCGAGTGCATCTACCTACACGAGTTTCCCCGGGGATATCGACCTCGCCGGCGCCGCCGATCATCCAACCTG CCCTACCGCATGAGCCTGGATGACGCCCACAGCCACGGGCTGCAGCTGCAGCTCCAGTACGTCATCGCCATGGCCCTGCTGGACGACCACGATGACGACGACATGCTGGAAGGATACTTTGAGCTCCTCATGGATGACTCTGACTCGTACTGA
- the mkrn4 gene encoding makorin, ring finger protein, 4 isoform X3 has product MKQFISGCCRFGPSCHFSHELPVLKSPQICKYFQKGGCWFGERCRYQHILQPDGRAPASRRGSAPALQPAWGGTMFQNRRGSEPTIAQAQGGYARSRRGSEPLMASLASLQHGFERLSIGIAEEEEQAAAEAVPLRLQPQESECLGSHMRRGPLASHTAAPLYGSGAASSSALAPCPPVVRVGVVTVVQESGSGAGTPCSLECSSQQGACPSGAEAPPSRIQAAGSAGEAYERSKDVTCGICMDKVFEKPTAQERRFGILPNCSHAFCLGCIVTWRKTKDFQDEVIKSCPQCRVMSSYYIPNKYWVSDGDQKAALVASFKEKCSKIRCSFFMRHGCCPFKSECIYLHEFPRGYRPRRRRRSSNLPYRMSLDDAHSHGLQLQLQYVIAMALLDDHDDDDMLEGYFELLMDDSDSY; this is encoded by the exons ATGAA GCAGTTCATCAGTGGGTGTTGCAGGTTTGGGCCAAGCTGTCACTTCTCTCACGAGTTGCCAGTATTGAAATCCCCTCAAATCTGCAAGTATTTCCAGAAAGGtggctgctggtttggagaACGCTGCAG GTACCAGCATATCCTTCAGCCCGATGGGCGTGCTCCAGCGAGCAGACGTGGTTCGGCACCCGCCCTCCAACCCGCCTGGGGTGGCACGATGTTCCAGAATCGCCGTGGCTCGGAGCCTACCATCGCCCAGGCCCAGGGGGGCTACGCCAGGAGTCGCAGGGGGTCCGAGCCCCTGATGGCGAGCCTGGCCAGCCTGCAGCACGGCTTTGAGCGTCTGAGCATCGGGATCGCGGAGGAAGAGGAACAAGCTGCTGCCGAGGCGGTACCCCTGCGTCTGCAGCCCCAGGAGAGCGAGTGTCTGG GGTCGCACATGCGAAGAGGTCCCCTAGCATCACACACCGCAGCCCCTCTCTATGGCAGTGGGGCCGCATCCAGCTCTGCCCTGGCGCCTTGCCCTCCGGTTGTCCGAGTTGGTGTGGTAACGGTGGTACAAGAAAGCGGATCGGGTGCCGGGACACCGTGCTCACTG GAGTGCTCTAGCCAGCAGGGGGCATGTCCGAGCGGTGCAGAAGCCCCCCCCAGCAGAATACAGGCAGCGGGGTCCGCGGGAGAGGCCTACGAGCGCAGTAAAGACGTCACCTGCGGGATCTGCATGGACAAGGTGTTCGAGAAGCCCACCGCACAAGAGCGGCGCTTTGGCATCCTGCCCAACTGCAGCCATGCCTTCTGTCTGGGCTGCATTGTCACCTGGAGGAAGACCAAAGACTTCCAGGATGAGGTCATCAA GTCTTGTCCTCAGTGCAGAGTGATGTCTTCCTACTACATCCCTAACAAGTACTGGGTCAGCGATGGGGACCAAAAGGCAGCTCTTGTTGCCAGTTTCAAAGAGAAATGCAG CAAAATTAGGTGCAGTTTCTTCATGCGGCACGGGTGCTGTCCCTTCAAATCCGAGTGCATCTACCTACACGAGTTTCCCCGGGGATATCGACCTCGCCGGCGCCGCCGATCATCCAACCTG CCCTACCGCATGAGCCTGGATGACGCCCACAGCCACGGGCTGCAGCTGCAGCTCCAGTACGTCATCGCCATGGCCCTGCTGGACGACCACGATGACGACGACATGCTGGAAGGATACTTTGAGCTCCTCATGGATGACTCTGACTCGTACTGA